The Corvus cornix cornix isolate S_Up_H32 chromosome 15, ASM73873v5, whole genome shotgun sequence genome includes the window CTCTGTTAGGCCCATGGAAGAGAGAACTCGACACATGTGAGCAGGAAGAAATGCCATTGCTCACATCTGATCTCTCTGGGTGTAGCGCTTCAACCTGTGATCCATGCCCAACACTTGACAACGTGAACATTCCAACACAACATGCTGGCCAAACAGAAAGGACTCTTTGTCCAATGGGATATCAGTTTCATCCATGTCAGAGTGAATTTGATGGCCAAGTGCTGGGCAGTGAGCGACATTTAGAAAGTTtaaccaaccaaacaaacactgGCTTACAAACCATGGGTGGTTCTGTGGAAAGAAACGAAACTGGTCATAATCACAGTGAAGAGATTCTGCTAAAAACGGGTGGTGACCTGCCTCTGTTAGACCATATATATGCAAGAGAAGCCAGGTTTGAAGGAGCTCTACAAGAGAGTGTAATGGGTTTGGACTGTTTAATTGGTGTGAAAAATGAAGATTCTTCAGGATTCCTGGGCTCCATCAGTGGTCTAACTGGAGAGAAGACGATCAGACTACAAGAACATGAGAACAGATGTGAAAGAAACAATAAAGGAACTCttgaagaaaacttttctgaTGACAAACCATATTGCTCACAGCATGCTTGTTTTATCAAAtgtgcaaaagagaaaacagagctggtgTTTGCAGGAAACAAAACGCAGCAATCTTTGCCAAAGATGAAGTGGTTGGTGGAGAACCAGGAAAATACAATTAGTGCCCAATTTTTGCCCATTTCATCAATTCATGAGAGTCTTTCATACAAGCCGGAAAATAGGAATGTGCTTTCAGATACGGAAAACAGAGAAAGTCTGAGTATAAATCCTACCGTAAATAACTCTTGCCCACAGTTAACTTTTGAGCCTGGTAAAGAAACTGATGGTCAAAGGGGCATTAGTCCATGTCATTTTGGAAAGTTTGACATCCAAGAATCTTCTCTTGAGACTCAGGTGGATTCAGAAACTGTGTCAGCTCTGCACTCTCACATCTCTCTgcctgagaaagaaaagctgtgtaTGTCACCTGAGAGTGTCCAAAGAGATAATTGTGATTCATATTCAGCTGAAGCTTTTAGCCAAGATACTTCAGTGacaaaaattctttctgtaacAATTTCCGTTAAGAAAAAATCCAGCAATTTTGAGGTTCCATCTTCAGGGAATGAATTGGCAGCTGGCTCTCTGAATGGTGCCAAAAGCTCAAGAGTTTGTGCCCACAGCAAAGAAAGTCTGAAAGGTGAGGGGCTTCGCACGCCACCTGTGAAAGACATGGACGTGAGCTCACCAAAAAGTCCTTCCGGTGAAGAGAAGTTTAAGAACACAGATaagccagaaaataaaaatgtgctttcagatacagaaaacagagaaagtcTGAGTATAAATCCTATCTTAAATAACTCTTGCCCACAGTTAACTTTTGAGCCTGGTAAAGAAACTGATGGTCAAAGGGGTATTCGTGCATCCCATTCTGAAAAGTTTGACATCCAAGAAACTTTTAATAAGACTCAGGTGGATTCAGAAACAATGCCAGCTCTGCACTCTCACATCTCTCTgcctgagaaagaaaaactgtgtaTGTCACCTGAGAATACACAAAGAGATATTTCATCTTCTGACAAAAAATTTAGCAAAGATACTTCAATGacaaaaattctttctgtaacAATTTCCGTTAAGAGAAAATCCAGCAATTTTGAGGTTCCATCTTCAGGGAATGAATCGGCAGCTGGCTCTCTGAATGGTGCCAAAAGCTCGAGAGTTTGTGCCCACAGCAAAGAAAGTCTGAAAGGTGAGAGGCTTTGCACACCACCTCTGAAAGACCTGGACATGAGCTTGCCAAAAAGTCCTTCCGGTGAAGAGAAGTTTAAGAATGCCTGTGTAGAAGAGAAGATAGGAAAAGAGGTAGCCCCTAGAAGAAGGTTGCCCAAAGATTGTCCATGGGCCTTGTGGGAAGATTATAAAGAGTCAGGTAGCAAAATAGTCCCCCTCAGGACTGAGAATTATGGAAAGGTTTTGGAAGAAATCCCAAGATCCAAACTGAATaatctttcaaaagaaagaaaaaagaatacaaacCTCCCAAACCTAGCAGGTACCAGTGTACTTTCAGAAACTGTGCGTGATTGTCAGGCTGAAGCTGTATCTGACACAGAGGCTGCCCCAGAACTGCAGGATGATACAATGCCCACATTTTCTCCACCTCTGAGCACGCTATCAGACAGTTGCAAAGAACTGTCCCCAAACTGTGTGGTTTGCAGTGAAGCGTGTGTGCCTTACAAATTAAATGCACCAAGCAAAGATAATGTAAGGGAAGTAACAGAAGGTCAGGACAAAGTACCAACTCATGCAGTTTGCAAGGAAATTGAGGCTCTAGGTTCAGAGAGACTTGATCAAATAGAGAAATGCCAAGTACTTAAACAGAAGAAGTATGGAAAGATGGAAGTACATCAGTTGGACGAGGCACAACAAGAACAGAAGTTAGAACAtcaggagaaagcaaaaatcataCTGCAACCAAGTATGTTGCACAGTTCTGAACTCTTAGGCAGCTCTTCAGCTGAGTTGATGACATCTACAAATACAAAGTTTGGAGGCTCTTCAGAGGAGATTTTTGCTGTCAGAGGCAGTGAAAGTAAACTATGTAGCACTTTACAAGAAGTTAAAAGGCCAAAGATTACCACAGATTTTATTAGTTCACAGTTTTTGAAGACTCAGgattcagaaatggaaaatctgAACCTTAATTTAGGGTATGATGGGATCCCTGGTGCCTTTGGAACTACAAATAAACAAAGAGGAACTACAAATAAACTAAGAGGACctcttccattaaaaatacaacCTGGAAGGACATGCAAAAAAGTTCCCACATTATATCAGCtaaaaactgtaagaaaaatcaaaaaaattagaagttcGCCTTTCTCTGAGATTCCCCTGGGAATATTCCCTAAACAAGAAAACACACTTCTGGAATCTTTGTACTTTCCATGTAAGCCACCAacagtggaaaaggaaacagccATGAGATTTGCGCATATGCCAAGGCAGAGGGCCAAGACATGCAGTTTGTTGAACAGCTTGAAATTTAGAAAACGTACCAAAGAACCAGCATTGTTGAGCAAGTTGTCTGTAATGGCCAGCAAGCTCCTGGCCCCTGCCAAAAGCAGCCGTAACTTAGAACCTCTGCCATATTCTTCTGAAATTCTTCCAGTGGGTGACAGGTACAGCCAATGTAGATCTAAAAATCTCTTGGAAGCCTTTTCTTGCATTGACAGGAACATACACTCACGCTGGGCTGACAGCTGGCGCACCAAGATGTTCAGCTTTCAGCCTTTGGCACTTTATCCTGTAGAAACTACCAAAATAGTTTCTTCAGACTTAAGCCACAAGCCTCCAACCTCTTTCTTGGACACCTCAGTTTTCCCaatttcttttcacataaaATTGGACTCCAGTCCTGTGACAGACCTCAGACGGATTACATCCCAGCACTCTGTACATCACAGACCAGTTTTCAGAGAAAGGCCAGCACCAGCTTCAAAGTGGACTTTGTCTTTTCTCCTGTCTCAGAGCTGTTCAGATTCAGCAGCTTTCAAGGAAGATTCCAGTGTGAATAATGAGCTTCATTCCTCTCACTCCACAACAACCCCAAGGACTGTTGCTGTTCATCCTGACCCTGGAAGAAACACTGTAgttggaagaggaggaggttgTTCTATGCTTGGCCTTCACACAGTGTTAGCACTTTCTTCCCCTGGATGTTACAGGATTtggacaagaaaaagaaacttaaCCAGTCATATTCCCACCATCCAGAGACTATTTATATCCCAGTTCACACAGGGTTTGAAAAGGGACAGGTATCCAAGGTGTGTATCTGATGACCTCGTCTCCTCATTGCCATACTCATTGGGCAGGGTATTATCCATATGGAGTCAGCATGGTCCTTCTGCCCATCCTTCCGAAATCACTCCTCTCCATTCCAATCACTGCAAGTGGCAGCCAAGTGTGGGCATCGAGAACAGGTAAAACCAATCATCTTATTTCTGAGATTAAATATGTACAGGGTATATACTTGCTCCTTTTTGGGAGGGAGAGGGTAATTGCAGCTTGCATTGGAGGGTCAGTTTCCCCTGTTCCAGATCTACACATTCTGCTCCAGGAATGACTCAACGTGGAAGATCCTTTCTTACAGAGCACTCTGTTAgctgaatttaaatatatttgccTTCACTTCTTTAATACTGTCCTGTTTTGGCAGAATGGCTAACcctattttcttctcccttgcaAAATATACACACCATGCATCAGAGTA containing:
- the PRR14L gene encoding protein PRR14L isoform X1, whose protein sequence is MLSSGVDSLLDSSVSAVIEELYTGLPESISTELMAVPAPGLGLDAQSDGPVPVLAHRDGPWTSAVGNFCQKTEDLGDMLEVISHRPAESFPEELLQAGDLEEDEKNRKRHFRKLDYSSDGYQKEDEDAQGAEDRHAAECCPLTLGENWSEQESPHLNQQETKSLRTCCTEIAGSLRNTEENQTNVQVTAETLIKLTEEVQGMKADGTRIFSKAGYRNDRVSKGLPPESNQCPDVHTVMARAGASETSILDFLEPLKVTDIGAAVGHPQETSDYSGSKSHTAVPLRTGGNGVSLLEIREEKLPRRNPLNEFSTSFANFQTCQQDEENKAYDFFKGPVPKQNEPHGLFSVESCGTPSAQSSEVLCPVLKSTCYLDFGNMPLESSSAVHGIINENPQKYLPQDIEHHALYDHGTGFVENQTSTSVPVEQISVVRNEGLSSAKNDPRELSATIGKSYCSESEEAAKVWRKIVVGDNTEICSWPEAQEVANSEHFHSSVFSSIASSPEEFSKEKLKIFSSEGDKLKKDQWQFSVSDPCKDDTQENRLWVETSNVACHETGQRDICFCSTASKIPPLSNHSCLDLSTKLEKDSPKAQLLGKESESNTTSEELSGGSVGAAEADSSDSLSTGNKTDLFYTLNKTLPPVLQKSREAHYNECLPCITNEVSCRDKAWDNLSGKESLGASGTTAEQVADVLLHKDKFKCSVSSRTFDNPNTASRVSQMNIKSSAGNTDRMVTGLENEHCHTWNFNNQSIKNQCTAANASCILSGSTHVDEVFLNSHSFGVEVDKIEENYNLEGESSSGYNSKEAIILPDAHAPLACGSLLCENERGNRGIALHGINDIPTGKTMFCLAYTAEKSTATLARDEISNKNMEVVEQFDLCKVTGSEIVCDRDEAKEQIGTCASQTDEFDKTRTVDSPNAPEGNWKNKTSELLVRYLNKNTCAHNFGCYNSLLGPWKRELDTCEQEEMPLLTSDLSGCSASTCDPCPTLDNVNIPTQHAGQTERTLCPMGYQFHPCQSEFDGQVLGSERHLESLTNQTNTGLQTMGGSVERNETGHNHSEEILLKTGGDLPLLDHIYAREARFEGALQESVMGLDCLIGVKNEDSSGFLGSISGLTGEKTIRLQEHENRCERNNKGTLEENFSDDKPYCSQHACFIKCAKEKTELVFAGNKTQQSLPKMKWLVENQENTISAQFLPISSIHESLSYKPENRNVLSDTENRESLSINPTVNNSCPQLTFEPGKETDGQRGISPCHFGKFDIQESSLETQVDSETVSALHSHISLPEKEKLCMSPESVQRDNCDSYSAEAFSQDTSVTKILSVTISVKKKSSNFEVPSSGNELAAGSLNGAKSSRVCAHSKESLKGEGLRTPPVKDMDVSSPKSPSGEEKFKNTDKPENKNVLSDTENRESLSINPILNNSCPQLTFEPGKETDGQRGIRASHSEKFDIQETFNKTQVDSETMPALHSHISLPEKEKLCMSPENTQRDISSSDKKFSKDTSMTKILSVTISVKRKSSNFEVPSSGNESAAGSLNGAKSSRVCAHSKESLKGERLCTPPLKDLDMSLPKSPSGEEKFKNACVEEKIGKEVAPRRRLPKDCPWALWEDYKESGSKIVPLRTENYGKVLEEIPRSKLNNLSKERKKNTNLPNLAGTSVLSETVRDCQAEAVSDTEAAPELQDDTMPTFSPPLSTLSDSCKELSPNCVVCSEACVPYKLNAPSKDNVREVTEGQDKVPTHAVCKEIEALGSERLDQIEKCQVLKQKKYGKMEVHQLDEAQQEQKLEHQEKAKIILQPSMLHSSELLGSSSAELMTSTNTKFGGSSEEIFAVRGSESKLCSTLQEVKRPKITTDFISSQFLKTQDSEMENLNLNLGYDGIPGAFGTTNKQRGTTNKLRGPLPLKIQPGRTCKKVPTLYQLKTVRKIKKIRSSPFSEIPLGIFPKQENTLLESLYFPCKPPTVEKETAMRFAHMPRQRAKTCSLLNSLKFRKRTKEPALLSKLSVMASKLLAPAKSSRNLEPLPYSSEILPVGDRYSQCRSKNLLEAFSCIDRNIHSRWADSWRTKMFSFQPLALYPVETTKIVSSDLSHKPPTSFLDTSVFPISFHIKLDSSPVTDLRRITSQHSVHHRPVFRERPAPASKWTLSFLLSQSCSDSAAFKEDSSVNNELHSSHSTTTPRTVAVHPDPGRNTVVGRGGGCSMLGLHTVLALSSPGCYRIWTRKRNLTSHIPTIQRLFISQFTQGLKRDRYPRCVSDDLVSSLPYSLGRVLSIWSQHGPSAHPSEITPLHSNHCKWQPSVGIENSYAMLPHLPVQSMGALQTAGHVIRLETSFPLPLPKPHALPESLPSPPRLLASDLQIQIHALDEADASVPACLRSQDDTELKKTEPEKRPKKVSQIRIRKTVPKPDPNLTPMGLPKPKRLKKKEFSLEEIYTNKNYKSPPPARSLETIFEEPKEKNGHLISVSQQKRKRILEFQDFTLPRKRKTRGKIKAVGSFTRAKRAALQSAELDVLLSQKLMDLEAFFAKEVEQEQASSI
- the PRR14L gene encoding protein PRR14L isoform X2, whose product is MLSSGVDSLLDSSVSAVIEELYTGLPESISTELMAVPAPGLGLDAQSDGPVPVLAHRDGPWTSAVGNFCQKTEDLGDMLEVISHRPAESFPEELLQAGDLEEDEKNRKRHFRKLDYSSDGYQKEDEDAQGAEDRHAAECCPLTLGENWSEQESPHLNQQETKSLRTCCTEIAGSLRNTEENQTNVQVTAETLIKLTEEVQVFSSIASSPEEFSKEKLKIFSSEGDKLKKDQWQFSVSDPCKDDTQENRLWVETSNVACHETGQRDICFCSTASKIPPLSNHSCLDLSTKLEKDSPKAQLLGKESESNTTSEELSGGSVGAAEADSSDSLSTGNKTDLFYTLNKTLPPVLQKSREAHYNECLPCITNEVSCRDKAWDNLSGKESLGASGTTAEQVADVLLHKDKFKCSVSSRTFDNPNTASRVSQMNIKSSAGNTDRMVTGLENEHCHTWNFNNQSIKNQCTAANASCILSGSTHVDEVFLNSHSFGVEVDKIEENYNLEGESSSGYNSKEAIILPDAHAPLACGSLLCENERGNRGIALHGINDIPTGKTMFCLAYTAEKSTATLARDEISNKNMEVVEQFDLCKVTGSEIVCDRDEAKEQIGTCASQTDEFDKTRTVDSPNAPEGNWKNKTSELLVRYLNKNTCAHNFGCYNSLLGPWKRELDTCEQEEMPLLTSDLSGCSASTCDPCPTLDNVNIPTQHAGQTERTLCPMGYQFHPCQSEFDGQVLGSERHLESLTNQTNTGLQTMGGSVERNETGHNHSEEILLKTGGDLPLLDHIYAREARFEGALQESVMGLDCLIGVKNEDSSGFLGSISGLTGEKTIRLQEHENRCERNNKGTLEENFSDDKPYCSQHACFIKCAKEKTELVFAGNKTQQSLPKMKWLVENQENTISAQFLPISSIHESLSYKPENRNVLSDTENRESLSINPTVNNSCPQLTFEPGKETDGQRGISPCHFGKFDIQESSLETQVDSETVSALHSHISLPEKEKLCMSPESVQRDNCDSYSAEAFSQDTSVTKILSVTISVKKKSSNFEVPSSGNELAAGSLNGAKSSRVCAHSKESLKGEGLRTPPVKDMDVSSPKSPSGEEKFKNTDKPENKNVLSDTENRESLSINPILNNSCPQLTFEPGKETDGQRGIRASHSEKFDIQETFNKTQVDSETMPALHSHISLPEKEKLCMSPENTQRDISSSDKKFSKDTSMTKILSVTISVKRKSSNFEVPSSGNESAAGSLNGAKSSRVCAHSKESLKGERLCTPPLKDLDMSLPKSPSGEEKFKNACVEEKIGKEVAPRRRLPKDCPWALWEDYKESGSKIVPLRTENYGKVLEEIPRSKLNNLSKERKKNTNLPNLAGTSVLSETVRDCQAEAVSDTEAAPELQDDTMPTFSPPLSTLSDSCKELSPNCVVCSEACVPYKLNAPSKDNVREVTEGQDKVPTHAVCKEIEALGSERLDQIEKCQVLKQKKYGKMEVHQLDEAQQEQKLEHQEKAKIILQPSMLHSSELLGSSSAELMTSTNTKFGGSSEEIFAVRGSESKLCSTLQEVKRPKITTDFISSQFLKTQDSEMENLNLNLGYDGIPGAFGTTNKQRGTTNKLRGPLPLKIQPGRTCKKVPTLYQLKTVRKIKKIRSSPFSEIPLGIFPKQENTLLESLYFPCKPPTVEKETAMRFAHMPRQRAKTCSLLNSLKFRKRTKEPALLSKLSVMASKLLAPAKSSRNLEPLPYSSEILPVGDRYSQCRSKNLLEAFSCIDRNIHSRWADSWRTKMFSFQPLALYPVETTKIVSSDLSHKPPTSFLDTSVFPISFHIKLDSSPVTDLRRITSQHSVHHRPVFRERPAPASKWTLSFLLSQSCSDSAAFKEDSSVNNELHSSHSTTTPRTVAVHPDPGRNTVVGRGGGCSMLGLHTVLALSSPGCYRIWTRKRNLTSHIPTIQRLFISQFTQGLKRDRYPRCVSDDLVSSLPYSLGRVLSIWSQHGPSAHPSEITPLHSNHCKWQPSVGIENSYAMLPHLPVQSMGALQTAGHVIRLETSFPLPLPKPHALPESLPSPPRLLASDLQIQIHALDEADASVPACLRSQDDTELKKTEPEKRPKKVSQIRIRKTVPKPDPNLTPMGLPKPKRLKKKEFSLEEIYTNKNYKSPPPARSLETIFEEPKEKNGHLISVSQQKRKRILEFQDFTLPRKRKTRGKIKAVGSFTRAKRAALQSAELDVLLSQKLMDLEAFFAKEVEQEQASSI